From a single Saimiri boliviensis isolate mSaiBol1 chromosome 15, mSaiBol1.pri, whole genome shotgun sequence genomic region:
- the HSF1 gene encoding heat shock factor protein 1 isoform X4, producing the protein MDLPAGPGAAGPSNVPAFLTKLWTLVSDPDTDALICWSPSGNSFHVFDQGQFAKEVLPKYFKHNNMASFVRQLNMYGFRKVVHMEQGGLVKPERDDTEFQHPCFLRGREQLLENIKRKVTSVSTLKSEDIKIRQDSVTKLLTDVQLMKGKQECMDSKLLAMKHENEALWREVASLRQKHAQQQKVVNKLIQFLISLVQSNRILGVKRKIPLMLNDSGSAHSMPKYGRQFSLEHVHGPGPYSAPSPAYSSSSLYGPDAVASSGPIISDITELAPASPVASPGGSLDERPLSGSPLVRVKEEPPSPPQSPRVEEASPGHPSSEDTLLSPTALIDSILRESEPAPASATALTDARGHTDTEGRPPSPPPTSTPEKCLSVACLDNLARTPQMSGVARLLPCPSSSPHGRVQPGNELSDHLDAMDSNLDNLQTMLSSHGFSVDTSALLDLFSPSVTVPDMSLPDLDSSLASIQELLSPQEPPRPPEAENSSPDSAGALHSAAPVPVGPRLRGHWEQRPACAV; encoded by the exons ATGGATCTGCCCGCGGGCCCCGGCGCGGCTGGGCCCAGCAACGTCCCGGCCTTCCTGACCAAACTGTGGACCCTCGTGAGCGACCCGGACACTGACGCGCTCATATGCTGGAGCCCG AGCGGGAACAGCTTCCACGTGTTCGACCAGGGCCAGTTTGCCAAGGAGGTGCTGCCCAAGTACTTCAAGCACAACAACATGGCCAGCTTCGTGCGGCAGCTCAACATGT ACGGCTTCCGGAAGGTGGTCCACATGGAGCAGGGCGGCCTGGTCAAGCCAGAGAGAGACGACACGGAGTTTCAGCACCCCTGCTTCCTCCGTGGCCGGGAGCAGCTCCTCGAGAACATCAAGAGGAAAGTGACCAGT GTTTCCACCCTGAAGAGCGAGGACATCAAGATCCGCCAGGACAGCGTCACTAAGCTGCTGACGGACGTGCAGCtgatgaaggggaagcaggagtGCATGGACTCCAAGCTCCTGGCCATGAAGCA TGAGAATGAGGCTCTGTGGCGGGAGGTGGCCAGCCTTCGGCAGAAGCATGCCCAGCAGCAGAAAGTCGTCAACAAG CTCATCCAGTTCCTCATCTCGCTGGTGCAGTCAAACCGGATCCTGGGGGTGAAGAGAAAGAT CCCCCTGATGCTGAACGACAGCGGCTCGGCACATTCCATGCCCAAGTATGGCCGGCAGTTCTCCCTGGAGCACGTCCATGGCCCAGGCCCCTACTCG GCCCCATCCCCGGCCTACAGCAGCTCCAGCCTCTACGGCCCTGATGCTGTGGCCAGCTCCGGACCCATCATCTCCGACATCACTGAGCTGGCTCCTGCCAGCCCCGTGGCCTCCCCCGGCGGGAGCCTAGACGAGAG GCCCCTGTCCGGCAGCCCCCTGGTGCGTGTCAAGGAGGAGCCCCCCAGCCCGCCTCAGAGCCCCCGGGTAGAGGAGGCGAGTCCCGGGCACCCATCTTCTGAGGACACCCTCTTGTCCCCGACCGCCCTCATTGACTCCATCCTGCGGGAGAGTGAGCCCGCCCCCGCCTCCGCCACAGCCCTCACGGATGCCAGGGGCCACACGGACACCGAGGGCCGACCCCCCTCACCCCCGCCCACCTCCACCCCTGAAAAGTGCCTCAGCGTAGCCTGCCTGGACAA TTTGGCTCGCACTCCACAGATGTCTGGGGTCGCCCGCCTCTTGCCCTGCCCCTCTTCCTCTCCACATGGCCGAGTCCAGCCAGG GAATGAGCTCAGCGACCACTTGGATGCAAtggactccaacctggacaacctGCAGACCATGCTGAGCAGTCACGGCTTCAGTGTGGACACCAGCGCCCTGCTGGAC CTGTTCAGCCCCTCAGTGACTGTGCCCGACATGAGCCTGCCTGACcttgacagcagcctggccagT ATCCAGGAGCTCCTGTCTCCCCAGGAGCCCCCCAGGCCTCCTGAGGCAGAGAACAGCAGCCCGGATTCAG CTGGTGCACTACACAGCGCAGCCCCTGTTCCTGTTGGACCCCGGCTCCGTGGACACTGGGAGCAGCGACCTGCCTGTGCTGTTTGA
- the HSF1 gene encoding heat shock factor protein 1 isoform X1, giving the protein MDLPAGPGAAGPSNVPAFLTKLWTLVSDPDTDALICWSPSGNSFHVFDQGQFAKEVLPKYFKHNNMASFVRQLNMYGFRKVVHMEQGGLVKPERDDTEFQHPCFLRGREQLLENIKRKVTSVSTLKSEDIKIRQDSVTKLLTDVQLMKGKQECMDSKLLAMKHENEALWREVASLRQKHAQQQKVVNKLIQFLISLVQSNRILGVKRKIPLMLNDSGSAHSMPKYGRQFSLEHVHGPGPYSAPSPAYSSSSLYGPDAVASSGPIISDITELAPASPVASPGGSLDERPLSGSPLVRVKEEPPSPPQSPRVEEASPGHPSSEDTLLSPTALIDSILRESEPAPASATALTDARGHTDTEGRPPSPPPTSTPEKCLSVACLDNLARTPQMSGVARLLPCPSSSPHGRVQPGNELSDHLDAMDSNLDNLQTMLSSHGFSVDTSALLDLFSPSVTVPDMSLPDLDSSLASIQELLSPQEPPRPPEAENSSPDSGKQLVHYTAQPLFLLDPGSVDTGSSDLPVLFELGEGSYFSEGDSFAEDPTISLLTGSEPPKAKDPTIS; this is encoded by the exons ATGGATCTGCCCGCGGGCCCCGGCGCGGCTGGGCCCAGCAACGTCCCGGCCTTCCTGACCAAACTGTGGACCCTCGTGAGCGACCCGGACACTGACGCGCTCATATGCTGGAGCCCG AGCGGGAACAGCTTCCACGTGTTCGACCAGGGCCAGTTTGCCAAGGAGGTGCTGCCCAAGTACTTCAAGCACAACAACATGGCCAGCTTCGTGCGGCAGCTCAACATGT ACGGCTTCCGGAAGGTGGTCCACATGGAGCAGGGCGGCCTGGTCAAGCCAGAGAGAGACGACACGGAGTTTCAGCACCCCTGCTTCCTCCGTGGCCGGGAGCAGCTCCTCGAGAACATCAAGAGGAAAGTGACCAGT GTTTCCACCCTGAAGAGCGAGGACATCAAGATCCGCCAGGACAGCGTCACTAAGCTGCTGACGGACGTGCAGCtgatgaaggggaagcaggagtGCATGGACTCCAAGCTCCTGGCCATGAAGCA TGAGAATGAGGCTCTGTGGCGGGAGGTGGCCAGCCTTCGGCAGAAGCATGCCCAGCAGCAGAAAGTCGTCAACAAG CTCATCCAGTTCCTCATCTCGCTGGTGCAGTCAAACCGGATCCTGGGGGTGAAGAGAAAGAT CCCCCTGATGCTGAACGACAGCGGCTCGGCACATTCCATGCCCAAGTATGGCCGGCAGTTCTCCCTGGAGCACGTCCATGGCCCAGGCCCCTACTCG GCCCCATCCCCGGCCTACAGCAGCTCCAGCCTCTACGGCCCTGATGCTGTGGCCAGCTCCGGACCCATCATCTCCGACATCACTGAGCTGGCTCCTGCCAGCCCCGTGGCCTCCCCCGGCGGGAGCCTAGACGAGAG GCCCCTGTCCGGCAGCCCCCTGGTGCGTGTCAAGGAGGAGCCCCCCAGCCCGCCTCAGAGCCCCCGGGTAGAGGAGGCGAGTCCCGGGCACCCATCTTCTGAGGACACCCTCTTGTCCCCGACCGCCCTCATTGACTCCATCCTGCGGGAGAGTGAGCCCGCCCCCGCCTCCGCCACAGCCCTCACGGATGCCAGGGGCCACACGGACACCGAGGGCCGACCCCCCTCACCCCCGCCCACCTCCACCCCTGAAAAGTGCCTCAGCGTAGCCTGCCTGGACAA TTTGGCTCGCACTCCACAGATGTCTGGGGTCGCCCGCCTCTTGCCCTGCCCCTCTTCCTCTCCACATGGCCGAGTCCAGCCAGG GAATGAGCTCAGCGACCACTTGGATGCAAtggactccaacctggacaacctGCAGACCATGCTGAGCAGTCACGGCTTCAGTGTGGACACCAGCGCCCTGCTGGAC CTGTTCAGCCCCTCAGTGACTGTGCCCGACATGAGCCTGCCTGACcttgacagcagcctggccagT ATCCAGGAGCTCCTGTCTCCCCAGGAGCCCCCCAGGCCTCCTGAGGCAGAGAACAGCAGCCCGGATTCAG GGAAGCAGCTGGTGCACTACACAGCGCAGCCCCTGTTCCTGTTGGACCCCGGCTCCGTGGACACTGGGAGCAGCGACCTGCCTGTGCTGTTTGAGCTGGGAGAGGGCTCCTACTTCTCCGAAGGGGACAGCTTTGCAGAGGACCCCACCATCTCCCTGCTGACGGGCTCAGAGCCTCCGAAAGCCAAGGACCCCACTATCTCCTAG
- the HSF1 gene encoding heat shock factor protein 1 isoform X2: MDLPAGPGAAGPSNVPAFLTKLWTLVSDPDTDALICWSPSGNSFHVFDQGQFAKEVLPKYFKHNNMASFVRQLNMYGFRKVVHMEQGGLVKPERDDTEFQHPCFLRGREQLLENIKRKVTSVSTLKSEDIKIRQDSVTKLLTDVQLMKGKQECMDSKLLAMKHENEALWREVASLRQKHAQQQKVVNKLIQFLISLVQSNRILGVKRKIPLMLNDSGSAHSMPKYGRQFSLEHVHGPGPYSAPSPAYSSSSLYGPDAVASSGPIISDITELAPASPVASPGGSLDERPLSGSPLVRVKEEPPSPPQSPRVEEASPGHPSSEDTLLSPTALIDSILRESEPAPASATALTDARGHTDTEGRPPSPPPTSTPEKCLSVACLDNLARTPQMSGVARLLPCPSSSPHGRVQPGNELSDHLDAMDSNLDNLQTMLSSHGFSVDTSALLDIQELLSPQEPPRPPEAENSSPDSGKQLVHYTAQPLFLLDPGSVDTGSSDLPVLFELGEGSYFSEGDSFAEDPTISLLTGSEPPKAKDPTIS; this comes from the exons ATGGATCTGCCCGCGGGCCCCGGCGCGGCTGGGCCCAGCAACGTCCCGGCCTTCCTGACCAAACTGTGGACCCTCGTGAGCGACCCGGACACTGACGCGCTCATATGCTGGAGCCCG AGCGGGAACAGCTTCCACGTGTTCGACCAGGGCCAGTTTGCCAAGGAGGTGCTGCCCAAGTACTTCAAGCACAACAACATGGCCAGCTTCGTGCGGCAGCTCAACATGT ACGGCTTCCGGAAGGTGGTCCACATGGAGCAGGGCGGCCTGGTCAAGCCAGAGAGAGACGACACGGAGTTTCAGCACCCCTGCTTCCTCCGTGGCCGGGAGCAGCTCCTCGAGAACATCAAGAGGAAAGTGACCAGT GTTTCCACCCTGAAGAGCGAGGACATCAAGATCCGCCAGGACAGCGTCACTAAGCTGCTGACGGACGTGCAGCtgatgaaggggaagcaggagtGCATGGACTCCAAGCTCCTGGCCATGAAGCA TGAGAATGAGGCTCTGTGGCGGGAGGTGGCCAGCCTTCGGCAGAAGCATGCCCAGCAGCAGAAAGTCGTCAACAAG CTCATCCAGTTCCTCATCTCGCTGGTGCAGTCAAACCGGATCCTGGGGGTGAAGAGAAAGAT CCCCCTGATGCTGAACGACAGCGGCTCGGCACATTCCATGCCCAAGTATGGCCGGCAGTTCTCCCTGGAGCACGTCCATGGCCCAGGCCCCTACTCG GCCCCATCCCCGGCCTACAGCAGCTCCAGCCTCTACGGCCCTGATGCTGTGGCCAGCTCCGGACCCATCATCTCCGACATCACTGAGCTGGCTCCTGCCAGCCCCGTGGCCTCCCCCGGCGGGAGCCTAGACGAGAG GCCCCTGTCCGGCAGCCCCCTGGTGCGTGTCAAGGAGGAGCCCCCCAGCCCGCCTCAGAGCCCCCGGGTAGAGGAGGCGAGTCCCGGGCACCCATCTTCTGAGGACACCCTCTTGTCCCCGACCGCCCTCATTGACTCCATCCTGCGGGAGAGTGAGCCCGCCCCCGCCTCCGCCACAGCCCTCACGGATGCCAGGGGCCACACGGACACCGAGGGCCGACCCCCCTCACCCCCGCCCACCTCCACCCCTGAAAAGTGCCTCAGCGTAGCCTGCCTGGACAA TTTGGCTCGCACTCCACAGATGTCTGGGGTCGCCCGCCTCTTGCCCTGCCCCTCTTCCTCTCCACATGGCCGAGTCCAGCCAGG GAATGAGCTCAGCGACCACTTGGATGCAAtggactccaacctggacaacctGCAGACCATGCTGAGCAGTCACGGCTTCAGTGTGGACACCAGCGCCCTGCTGGAC ATCCAGGAGCTCCTGTCTCCCCAGGAGCCCCCCAGGCCTCCTGAGGCAGAGAACAGCAGCCCGGATTCAG GGAAGCAGCTGGTGCACTACACAGCGCAGCCCCTGTTCCTGTTGGACCCCGGCTCCGTGGACACTGGGAGCAGCGACCTGCCTGTGCTGTTTGAGCTGGGAGAGGGCTCCTACTTCTCCGAAGGGGACAGCTTTGCAGAGGACCCCACCATCTCCCTGCTGACGGGCTCAGAGCCTCCGAAAGCCAAGGACCCCACTATCTCCTAG
- the HSF1 gene encoding heat shock factor protein 1 isoform X3 codes for MDLPAGPGAAGPSNVPAFLTKLWTLVSDPDTDALICWSPSGNSFHVFDQGQFAKEVLPKYFKHNNMASFVRQLNMYGFRKVVHMEQGGLVKPERDDTEFQHPCFLRGREQLLENIKRKVTSVSTLKSEDIKIRQDSVTKLLTDVQLMKGKQECMDSKLLAMKHENEALWREVASLRQKHAQQQKVVNKLIQFLISLVQSNRILGVKRKIPLMLNDSGSAHSMPKYGRQFSLEHVHGPGPYSAPSPAYSSSSLYGPDAVASSGPIISDITELAPASPVASPGGSLDERPLSGSPLVRVKEEPPSPPQSPRVEEASPGHPSSEDTLLSPTALIDSILRESEPAPASATALTDARGHTDTEGRPPSPPPTSTPEKCLSVACLDKNELSDHLDAMDSNLDNLQTMLSSHGFSVDTSALLDLFSPSVTVPDMSLPDLDSSLASIQELLSPQEPPRPPEAENSSPDSGKQLVHYTAQPLFLLDPGSVDTGSSDLPVLFELGEGSYFSEGDSFAEDPTISLLTGSEPPKAKDPTIS; via the exons ATGGATCTGCCCGCGGGCCCCGGCGCGGCTGGGCCCAGCAACGTCCCGGCCTTCCTGACCAAACTGTGGACCCTCGTGAGCGACCCGGACACTGACGCGCTCATATGCTGGAGCCCG AGCGGGAACAGCTTCCACGTGTTCGACCAGGGCCAGTTTGCCAAGGAGGTGCTGCCCAAGTACTTCAAGCACAACAACATGGCCAGCTTCGTGCGGCAGCTCAACATGT ACGGCTTCCGGAAGGTGGTCCACATGGAGCAGGGCGGCCTGGTCAAGCCAGAGAGAGACGACACGGAGTTTCAGCACCCCTGCTTCCTCCGTGGCCGGGAGCAGCTCCTCGAGAACATCAAGAGGAAAGTGACCAGT GTTTCCACCCTGAAGAGCGAGGACATCAAGATCCGCCAGGACAGCGTCACTAAGCTGCTGACGGACGTGCAGCtgatgaaggggaagcaggagtGCATGGACTCCAAGCTCCTGGCCATGAAGCA TGAGAATGAGGCTCTGTGGCGGGAGGTGGCCAGCCTTCGGCAGAAGCATGCCCAGCAGCAGAAAGTCGTCAACAAG CTCATCCAGTTCCTCATCTCGCTGGTGCAGTCAAACCGGATCCTGGGGGTGAAGAGAAAGAT CCCCCTGATGCTGAACGACAGCGGCTCGGCACATTCCATGCCCAAGTATGGCCGGCAGTTCTCCCTGGAGCACGTCCATGGCCCAGGCCCCTACTCG GCCCCATCCCCGGCCTACAGCAGCTCCAGCCTCTACGGCCCTGATGCTGTGGCCAGCTCCGGACCCATCATCTCCGACATCACTGAGCTGGCTCCTGCCAGCCCCGTGGCCTCCCCCGGCGGGAGCCTAGACGAGAG GCCCCTGTCCGGCAGCCCCCTGGTGCGTGTCAAGGAGGAGCCCCCCAGCCCGCCTCAGAGCCCCCGGGTAGAGGAGGCGAGTCCCGGGCACCCATCTTCTGAGGACACCCTCTTGTCCCCGACCGCCCTCATTGACTCCATCCTGCGGGAGAGTGAGCCCGCCCCCGCCTCCGCCACAGCCCTCACGGATGCCAGGGGCCACACGGACACCGAGGGCCGACCCCCCTCACCCCCGCCCACCTCCACCCCTGAAAAGTGCCTCAGCGTAGCCTGCCTGGACAA GAATGAGCTCAGCGACCACTTGGATGCAAtggactccaacctggacaacctGCAGACCATGCTGAGCAGTCACGGCTTCAGTGTGGACACCAGCGCCCTGCTGGAC CTGTTCAGCCCCTCAGTGACTGTGCCCGACATGAGCCTGCCTGACcttgacagcagcctggccagT ATCCAGGAGCTCCTGTCTCCCCAGGAGCCCCCCAGGCCTCCTGAGGCAGAGAACAGCAGCCCGGATTCAG GGAAGCAGCTGGTGCACTACACAGCGCAGCCCCTGTTCCTGTTGGACCCCGGCTCCGTGGACACTGGGAGCAGCGACCTGCCTGTGCTGTTTGAGCTGGGAGAGGGCTCCTACTTCTCCGAAGGGGACAGCTTTGCAGAGGACCCCACCATCTCCCTGCTGACGGGCTCAGAGCCTCCGAAAGCCAAGGACCCCACTATCTCCTAG
- the LOC101041712 gene encoding LOW QUALITY PROTEIN: uncharacterized protein LOC101041712 (The sequence of the model RefSeq protein was modified relative to this genomic sequence to represent the inferred CDS: inserted 5 bases in 4 codons; deleted 3 bases in 2 codons): MATAGWCQLGALLTLPWGLTVSIKCCPVTSSACQEPEDWWEGPAAALPCWSDYLITXKTVPVPGTPRPVAMAQXGRCLRPCTGXQGCTLGLISSLPDCGGLVGSVGYVGGVLPLPVXGLMGPVPEAILGELSAGGQVWGRLPDAAYGPVHLPTPWPMEPENKLLLPDKEAKPVPLPTPGCLGGHLPSFHQAKWKTLRPWDRLPLPMPTWEGSGSDKRQCAHPVSSSLSADTLGRGFLVVLGCPPLVPQ; this comes from the exons ATGGCGACAGCAGGCTGGTGCCAGCTGGGAGCCTTGCTGACCCTGCCCTGGGGTCTGACAGTGTCAATAAAGTGCTGTCCAGTCACCTCTTCAGCCTGCCAGGAGCCTGAGGACTGGTGGGAG GGCCCTGCAGCTGCCTTACCTTGCTGGAGCGACTACCTGATTA TCAAAACTGTACCAGTCCCTGGTACTCCCAGACCTGTAGCTATGGCCC CAGGCAGGTGTTTGAGGCCCTGCACCG CCCAGGGCTGCACCCTGGGCCTCATCAGCAGCCTGCCGGACTGTGGTGGCCTTGTGGGTAGTGTGGGCTATGTTGGTGGTGTCCTCCCTCTACCAGT GGGGCTGATGGGCCCTGTGCCGGAGGCAATACTGGGTGAGCTCTCAGCTGGGGGACAGGTGTGGGGT CGACTCCCCGATGCTGCATATGGACCTGTGCATCTCCCCACCCCTTGGCCAATGGAGCCCGAGAACAAGCTGTTGCTGCCAGATA AGGAGGCAAAGCCcgttccactgcccaccccaggcTGCCTGGGAGGCCACCTT CCGTCCTTCCATCAGGCCAAGTGGAAAACCCTGAGGCCGTGGGATAGGCTCCCATTGCCCATGCCTACATGGGAGGGTTCAGGCTCTGATAAAAGACAGTGTGCCCACCCTGTGTCCTCATCCCTGAGTGCAGACACCTTGGGAAGGGGGTTCCTTGTAGTCCTTGGGTGCCCACCCCTGGTCCCTCAATAA